In a genomic window of Deinococcus metalli:
- a CDS encoding DJ-1/PfpI family protein, whose protein sequence is MTRTVGILIFDDIEVLDLGGPFEVLSVASRLAVRNGEDAPFAPVLIARDLQPVSARGGLRVLPQATLTAHPPLDVLLVPGGVVDAVQGDPQVVAWVRAQAASAELTASICTGAFVLAQAGLLDGRRVTTHWEDQADLARQFPALTVIPDVSWVDGGDVLTSGGISAGIDLTLHLVERLHSRDLAERTARQMDYRWTGTGMTA, encoded by the coding sequence GTGACCCGCACCGTCGGCATCCTGATCTTCGACGACATTGAGGTGCTTGACCTTGGGGGGCCTTTCGAGGTGCTCAGCGTCGCGTCGCGCCTGGCCGTGCGGAATGGCGAGGACGCCCCCTTCGCGCCGGTGCTGATCGCCCGCGATCTCCAGCCTGTATCCGCGCGGGGCGGGCTGCGGGTGCTGCCGCAGGCCACGCTGACGGCGCACCCGCCGCTGGACGTGCTGCTGGTGCCGGGCGGCGTGGTGGACGCCGTGCAGGGCGATCCGCAGGTGGTCGCGTGGGTCAGGGCACAGGCGGCCAGCGCGGAACTCACCGCCTCGATCTGCACCGGCGCCTTCGTGCTCGCGCAGGCGGGGCTGCTGGACGGCCGCCGCGTCACGACCCACTGGGAGGACCAGGCGGACCTCGCCCGGCAGTTCCCCGCGCTGACGGTCATCCCGGACGTGTCCTGGGTGGACGGGGGAGACGTGCTCACCTCCGGCGGCATCAGTGCCGGCATCGATCTCACGCTGCACCTCGTCGAGCGCCTGCACTCGCGTGACCTGGCCGAGCGCACCGCCCGGCAGATGGACTACCGGTGGACCGGAACTGGAATGACCGCATGA
- a CDS encoding DMT family transporter has protein sequence MTRKDAFQMVLLSAFWGVSFLLIRYSGEVFPPVWVALLRSVCGATVLIAALRLGGRSLPPLRLWKPLLLVALFNNVLPWTFFAWGEQTVSSSVAAIINATTPLFALLIGLGLRESRLRGWVAAGVLLGLGGVALTVSGGMGGGHATVLGVSVLLIASAGYAVATTIAGRTLAGCDPVGLATTQLGLSALILLPVALAGPHPAALTSRAVLSVVVLGVAGSGLAYLLYYGLLARVSPTQLTAVTYALPVWGLGWGALAGEPVGVVSLAGVIVVLAGLGLINAPPRQPRAAVPT, from the coding sequence ATGACCCGCAAGGACGCGTTTCAGATGGTCCTGCTGTCCGCGTTCTGGGGCGTGTCGTTCCTGCTGATCCGCTACTCGGGCGAGGTGTTCCCGCCCGTGTGGGTGGCGCTGCTGCGCTCGGTGTGCGGGGCGACCGTGCTGATCGCCGCGCTGCGGCTGGGCGGCCGCTCGCTGCCGCCGCTGCGGCTGTGGAAACCGCTGCTGCTGGTGGCGCTGTTCAACAACGTGTTGCCGTGGACGTTCTTCGCGTGGGGCGAGCAGACCGTGAGCAGCAGCGTCGCGGCCATCATCAACGCGACCACGCCGCTGTTCGCGCTGCTGATCGGCCTGGGCCTGCGCGAGTCGCGGCTGCGCGGCTGGGTGGCGGCGGGCGTGCTGCTGGGCCTGGGCGGGGTGGCCCTGACCGTATCCGGTGGAATGGGAGGCGGACACGCCACCGTGCTGGGCGTGAGCGTGCTGCTGATCGCCAGCGCGGGCTACGCGGTCGCCACGACCATCGCGGGGCGCACGCTGGCGGGCTGCGATCCGGTGGGGCTGGCGACCACGCAACTCGGTCTGAGCGCGCTGATCCTGCTGCCCGTCGCGCTGGCCGGCCCGCACCCGGCCGCACTCACGTCGCGCGCGGTGCTGTCGGTGGTCGTGCTCGGCGTGGCGGGCAGTGGCCTGGCGTACCTGCTGTACTACGGCCTGCTCGCGCGCGTGTCGCCCACACAGCTCACGGCCGTCACGTACGCGCTGCCGGTGTGGGGCCTGGGCTGGGGCGCGCTGGCCGGAGAACCCGTCGGCGTGGTGTCGCTGGCCGGAGTCATCGTGGTGCTCGCGGGTCTGGGCCTGATCAACGCGCCGCCCCGCCAGCCCCGCGCGGCCGTCCCGACCTGA
- a CDS encoding GNAT family N-acetyltransferase — translation MPELRSIRFLLPEDAALALPALRELRPASPATVSAAALQAHLRAAAPEGYCLTGAFEPGRPEAAAVAGWRVLTTLWQGRVLFVDDLSTVPDACGRGHAGALLAWLDDEARRSGCAALHLDSGTGEDRRAAHRLYHAHGLNISAHHFSKALAAGPA, via the coding sequence ATGCCCGAGCTCCGCTCCATCCGATTCCTGCTCCCCGAGGACGCCGCGCTGGCCCTGCCCGCGCTGCGCGAGCTGCGGCCGGCCTCGCCCGCGACCGTGAGCGCCGCGGCATTGCAGGCGCACCTGCGCGCCGCGGCGCCCGAGGGCTACTGCCTGACCGGCGCCTTCGAGCCGGGCCGCCCGGAGGCCGCCGCCGTCGCGGGCTGGCGAGTCCTCACGACGCTGTGGCAGGGCCGCGTGCTGTTCGTGGACGACCTCAGCACCGTGCCGGACGCCTGTGGCCGAGGACACGCCGGAGCGCTGCTGGCGTGGCTGGACGACGAGGCCCGGCGCTCTGGCTGTGCGGCGCTGCACCTCGACTCCGGCACGGGCGAGGACCGCCGCGCCGCCCACCGGCTGTACCACGCTCACGGCCTCAACATCAGCGCCCACCACTTCAGCAAGGCCCTGGCCGCAGGTCCGGCGTGA